In Mesotoga infera, one genomic interval encodes:
- a CDS encoding virulence factor MviM, protein MRRIPRSTSVAAGTIAILTFSILSKGMGFFREMLVAGLFGTSANLDAVFVAMTPATTLSGIIAGALAAIFVPVYHSIRKEDPERSRRYAGAVLISGSLVFLTMGIVFLLIPELVIKLFAPGFSDEVVAYAARKLRYLSIYPLIGGIESILGAILKSNRRFIQYGISQLFFNVIAIPVIFFTAPFLSEASYILAWILGNAITVLAYLLQSRELFTLKIGRGTSIVETLYLSLPLIFSGSLGIINNMVDKAFVSLLPPGRVASLQYAQTLLGLITFTISAFQMTAYTELSELVVADDKERVKERLRKTVTTSLNISLPLAAWIIMMAEPLVKIIYQRGEFDSNSTSLVSMALIGYGALIVLSPISHTCSSYFTARKRLKAITMVSVFSIFLNAFFDWLMLEPFGHAGIAASTSIVVLNATIIYVLLIGREGLNFMPYKRIIRLVGFSIAVYLVVLLLRFKTGTTLWLLVGNGLFFSLFFISAKSEIRAISSKISSLFRRK, encoded by the coding sequence ATGAGAAGGATTCCCAGATCAACATCGGTCGCGGCAGGCACTATAGCGATTCTTACCTTTTCGATTTTGTCGAAGGGTATGGGTTTTTTCAGAGAGATGCTCGTCGCCGGATTGTTTGGTACATCTGCAAATCTAGATGCAGTCTTCGTCGCTATGACCCCGGCTACAACGCTTTCTGGAATAATTGCCGGAGCGCTTGCCGCCATTTTTGTCCCGGTCTATCATTCAATCAGAAAGGAGGACCCGGAAAGGTCAAGAAGATATGCGGGAGCTGTTCTCATTTCCGGTTCACTCGTATTTCTGACTATGGGGATTGTCTTTCTTCTTATTCCTGAACTGGTGATAAAGCTTTTCGCTCCCGGCTTTTCCGACGAAGTGGTGGCCTATGCAGCCAGAAAGCTTAGATATCTCTCTATCTACCCGTTGATTGGCGGAATTGAAAGCATACTGGGCGCGATTCTGAAGTCGAACAGAAGGTTCATTCAATACGGAATTTCACAGCTGTTCTTCAACGTAATTGCGATTCCAGTCATATTTTTCACCGCCCCGTTTCTCTCTGAAGCCTCATACATTCTTGCCTGGATACTCGGAAACGCGATTACGGTGTTGGCGTACTTGCTTCAATCAAGAGAGCTGTTCACTCTTAAGATTGGCAGGGGGACATCGATTGTGGAAACACTTTATCTCAGTCTTCCGCTAATCTTTTCCGGAAGTCTGGGTATCATAAACAACATGGTTGATAAGGCTTTCGTTTCACTCCTTCCACCTGGCCGAGTCGCTTCTTTGCAGTATGCACAAACGCTTCTCGGATTGATCACTTTCACGATATCTGCCTTCCAAATGACTGCATATACCGAACTTTCGGAGCTCGTAGTTGCAGACGACAAAGAGAGAGTGAAGGAGCGGCTAAGGAAAACCGTTACAACTTCCCTGAATATTTCTCTTCCTCTTGCGGCCTGGATCATCATGATGGCTGAGCCTCTTGTGAAGATAATCTATCAGCGGGGAGAGTTTGACTCGAATTCCACAAGCCTTGTAAGCATGGCTCTAATAGGTTACGGGGCGCTAATAGTGCTTTCACCGATCTCCCATACTTGCTCGAGCTATTTTACGGCAAGAAAGAGATTGAAGGCGATTACCATGGTATCTGTGTTCTCAATCTTCTTGAATGCTTTTTTTGACTGGCTTATGCTTGAACCTTTCGGTCACGCAGGAATCGCGGCAAGCACTTCGATCGTTGTCCTAAATGCCACAATCATTTATGTTCTGCTCATTGGAAGAGAGGGTCTGAATTTCATGCCCTACAAACGAATAATTAGGCTTGTTGGATTCTCAATTGCAGTTTATCTTGTCGTTC